CCCACTCCCACACCCACTGCCGCCAGGTGTCGACGCCGTCCGCCGCCCCGAGCCGCGCCTCCTGCCAGGGGCCGCCGTCCACCCGCACCTCGACCCGCCGGATCCCCCGGTGCTGCGCCCACGCCACCCCCGCCACCGCCACCGGGCCGGGCCGCAGGGCGGCGTACGGGCGCGGGGTGTCGATCCTCGACTGCGTCTTGACCGGGGCCCGCTGCGCCCAGGACCTGCGCACCCAGTAGGCGTCGTACGCGGCGAAGGTGGTCAGCCGCAGGTCGGTCAGCCATTTGCAGGCCGAGACGTAGCCGTACAGGCCCGGTACGACCATCCGGACGGGGAAGCCGTGGGCGAAGGGAAGCGGCTCGCCGTTCATCCCCACGGCCAGCAGCGCCGCCCGGCCGTCCATCACCGTCTCGACGGGCGTGCCCAGCGTCATGCCGTCGACCGAACGGGCCACGAGCTGGTCGGCCGGCCCGCCCCGGGACGGCGGCCGCACCCCGGCCTCGCGGAGCAGGTCCGCCAGGGGTACGCCGAGCCAGCGGGCGTTGCCCGCGTACGGGCCCCCGACCTCGTTCGACACGCAGCACAGGGTGACGTCGTGTTCGACCAGGGGCCGGGCCAGCAGCTCGCGCAGGCCGAGGGTCAGGGGCCGCGACACCCCCTCGCCGTGGATGCGCAGCCGCCAGGAGTCGGCGTCCACGCGCGGCACGACCAGGGCGGTGTCCACCCGGTAGAAGTCCCGGGCGGGGGTGAGGAACGGGGACAGCCCGGGCACCCGCAGGTCCGCTCCGGCCGGCACCGGCGGTGCGGGCACGGCGGGCGGCGGCAGGACCAGGCCCGCCCGGGAGGCGGTCGCCCCGGCCGAGCCGTGGGCGCCGAGGCGCCGCCCGGCGAGACCCGCCGCGGACGACACCGCCAGGACCCCGACGACCAGCCGGCCGAAGCCGCGCCGGTCCATCGTCCACGCGCCGCCCGGCGGCGCCCCGGCCGGCCGGGGCCGGGCGGCCGCCGTGGCCAGCAGCGCCAGCACCCCGGCCGCGGTCAGGCCGCCTGCGAGGGAGGGCAGCGCGTCCTGCCAGGACCCCGCCGGCCGGCTGAGCGCCGCGGCCGCCCCCAGCAGGCCGAAGCCGCCCGCCACCGCGACCCCGGCGGGCGGGCGGCGTACGGCGAGCAGCCCGGCCCCGGCGGCGACCGCGGCCAGGACCACGACGATGCCGACCGCCAGCACCGCCTTGTCGGCGGTCCCGAACAGGCCGATGGCCCACTCCCGGACCGCCTGCGGCGTCAGGTCGACAGCAGCCGCCCCGACGGCGGCCACCGGGGAGGCCTCGGGCCGGACCGCCGCCGTGACCAGCTCGGCCACGGCGAGGCCGGCGAACGCGGCGACGAGCCCGCAGGCGGCGCCCACCACTCGGCGCGGCCCCCCGGAACGGCTCGGATCTGCCCTCACACCGCCAGTGTGCCCCCGGCCCGGGGGCTGTGGGCGCAGCCACGGGGCAGCGGCGCGTTCACACGCAGGTCAGTGCACGGGCGCCGGCGGTACCCAGCGCCCGGTGCGCGGCGCCTTCACCCCGAACTCGTCCTTCAGCTCCGCCGGGATGGCGTGGTGCATCACCCGGCCACGGGTCAGCGAGGCCAGCTCGAAGCCCGAGAGCAGCGAGCCCGCCTTGTCGAGCGCCCACTCCGCGTACGGGCTGCTGTCCTCGATGGTCTCCAGCAGCCCGAGGAACACCGGAACCGCCTTGGCCGCCGTGTCCCAGGCGGTGCGGGGGATCTCCAGCCAGTCGCCGATGGTGTCGCCGACGAGGAACCGGACGGTGGCGGGGACCATCGGGTCGAAGAGGGTGCCCGGCACCACGTCCTCGTACATGCGCATCAACTGGGCGTTGAGGCGGACCCCCTCGGGCGAGGGGCCCAGGTTGCGCAGGAGGTAGAGGTCGCAGTAGTCGCGGGCCTCGGCGAGGGTGTGCGGTACCGCCGACATGTCGCAGCCGAGCATGGCGCCCACGACCCGCCAGGCGTAGAAGTAGGCCTCGGCGCCGTCCTCGCTCATGTGGATGCCGAGCCGGTGCATCGCGTCGAGGACGAGGAGGGAGAAGCAGATCTGCCCCCCGATCATGTCCTCCTGGCAGATGGGCAGCCCGTCCTGCTCGACGTCCCAGTGGCCGCCGTGGCGCAGGTGGTGGCGGACCGCCGCGTGCAGCAGCCGCACCTTCTGCGCGGCGGGAATGAACTTGCTGCCCTCCGCGAAGGAGTTCGTCTGCATGAGGTAGGTGACGAACTGCCCGGTGTTGGCCATCCGCCGCGAGGGGTAGGCCAGGGAGTGCGTCGAGGCGAGCAGCCGGGACAGCCGGGGGATGGCGTACGTCGCGGGCATGGCCGCGAAGGACAGGCCGGTGTTGATGTGGGCCGCGTTGTCCATGAAGAACAGCCGGGCCTGCTCCATCACGTCCCAGTCCACCCAGCTGGGCGGCATGGCGGTCGCCTCGAAGTAGGAACGGGCGGACTGCGGCAGCTGCTCGGGGAGCTTGTCGCCGGTGGTGGTGAAGAACCGCATGAGGGTGTTGAGGTCGCCGACCTCCTCACGGCGGAACATCTCGGCGACGGTCTCGTCGGCGAGCGGATCGCCCTGCATGCGCAGGGCGTCGAGCGCGGCGTGGTCGTAACGGGTGCGCGCCGGGGCGGTCTTGGTGGCGTTGGCGTTCACGTCGGTCGTCCTTGTCGTGTCGTGGGGTGCGGGACCGGCCGGGCCGGTCCCGGGCGGCCTCCGCGGCGGCGGGAGCCCGGTGGCGGCGCCGGCGAGGGGGCGGTGCCGGGGCGCGGTGCCGGGGGCGCGGTGGTGGGGGGGCGCGGTGGTGGGGGGACGCGGTCGCCCGGCTACAGGGAGCGGTCGGCGGCCGTCGCGGCCAGCTCCCTCAGCGCGGACCGGGCCTCGGCGGGCATCGCCGCGAGGTCCAGCGCGGCCCCGGCCCGGCCGATGCGCTCGCGGATCATCGCCTCGACCTGCTGCCTGGCCCCGCAGCGCTCCATCAGCTCGCGGACCGAGGAGGCCTCCTCCTCGCC
This DNA window, taken from Streptomyces sp. TN58, encodes the following:
- a CDS encoding molybdopterin-dependent oxidoreductase, whose amino-acid sequence is MRADPSRSGGPRRVVGAACGLVAAFAGLAVAELVTAAVRPEASPVAAVGAAAVDLTPQAVREWAIGLFGTADKAVLAVGIVVVLAAVAAGAGLLAVRRPPAGVAVAGGFGLLGAAAALSRPAGSWQDALPSLAGGLTAAGVLALLATAAARPRPAGAPPGGAWTMDRRGFGRLVVGVLAVSSAAGLAGRRLGAHGSAGATASRAGLVLPPPAVPAPPVPAGADLRVPGLSPFLTPARDFYRVDTALVVPRVDADSWRLRIHGEGVSRPLTLGLRELLARPLVEHDVTLCCVSNEVGGPYAGNARWLGVPLADLLREAGVRPPSRGGPADQLVARSVDGMTLGTPVETVMDGRAALLAVGMNGEPLPFAHGFPVRMVVPGLYGYVSACKWLTDLRLTTFAAYDAYWVRRSWAQRAPVKTQSRIDTPRPYAALRPGPVAVAGVAWAQHRGIRRVEVRVDGGPWQEARLGAADGVDTWRQWVWEWEAAAGPHTLEVRATDGTGDLQTGVRTGTVPDGATGWHAVEVQVRALG
- a CDS encoding oxygenase MpaB family protein, which gives rise to MQGDPLADETVAEMFRREEVGDLNTLMRFFTTTGDKLPEQLPQSARSYFEATAMPPSWVDWDVMEQARLFFMDNAAHINTGLSFAAMPATYAIPRLSRLLASTHSLAYPSRRMANTGQFVTYLMQTNSFAEGSKFIPAAQKVRLLHAAVRHHLRHGGHWDVEQDGLPICQEDMIGGQICFSLLVLDAMHRLGIHMSEDGAEAYFYAWRVVGAMLGCDMSAVPHTLAEARDYCDLYLLRNLGPSPEGVRLNAQLMRMYEDVVPGTLFDPMVPATVRFLVGDTIGDWLEIPRTAWDTAAKAVPVFLGLLETIEDSSPYAEWALDKAGSLLSGFELASLTRGRVMHHAIPAELKDEFGVKAPRTGRWVPPAPVH